A DNA window from Onthophagus taurus isolate NC chromosome 1, IU_Otau_3.0, whole genome shotgun sequence contains the following coding sequences:
- the LOC111422401 gene encoding uncharacterized protein, translating into MDKMDAPILEPISEEVDSCATPSFKSNISKRNVTNSVREFGVVKNVVMQSQKLECSPQCHNGPTNSSTKYQLSEYDFPKFKHQHLNKEDVQKSKNNKSYSSILNKPFLFRRSESLDKAVTLEEKRLIELYRKNQTVEEYDSSRSHSTRFSTSLSSNTNSSLSSPSISESKSKFGMKDYFKSLSGIIEEQEALEHAVMESVMISDISVQKEKPQCVSLAMVVAQKYLRLHRIFELYQFLIAHLLSALPENPIQFLLDLLDNCLSFRTGLTMPPLLYQKKHLEALFKMMDRMGSGYIDLEQYKAGMKSIGVCMVKEELLENPLIAIDKKTFVDDALIALESILIDILRRKYMKDENVPTTPPPPTPLNRTISSSASVLSCAKSTSTNTKFSVIFKKR; encoded by the exons atggaCAAAATGGACGCA CCAATTTTAGAACCAATTTCAGAGGAGGTCGATTCATGCGCAACCCCatcatttaaatcaaatatctcgaaaagaAACGTTACAAATTCTGTTAGGGAATTTGGTGTTGTAAAGAATGTTGTGATGCAGTCGCAAAAATTAGAATGTTCACCACAATGTCATAACGGACCTACTAATTCTTCTACAAAATACCAACTTTCTGAATATGACTTTCCAAAATTTAAACatcaacatttaaataaagaagatgTCCAAAAgtccaaaaacaataaaagctACTCGTCCATCCTTAATAAACCGTTTCTATTCAGACGATCAGAATCTTTAGATAAAGCTGTAACgttagaagaaaaaagattaattgaGTTATACAGGAAAAACCAAACAGTCGAGGAATACGACTCAAGTCGCTCTCATTCGACGAGATTTTCCACATCATTATCGTCCAACACCAACTCCTCTTTGTCTAGCCCATCTATTTCAGAATCTAAATCCAAATTCGGCATGAAAGATTACTTTAAATCACTTTCGGGAATCATAGAAGAACAAGAAGCACTTGAACATGCTGTTATGGAAAGTGTAATGATATCAGACATTTCcgtacaaaaagaaaaacctcAATGCGTATCTCTTGCCATGGTTGTagcacaaaaatatttgagatTACATAGAATATTTGAATTGTACCAATTCCTTATTGCGCATTTATTAAGTGCTTTACCCG aaaatccAATACAGTTTTTGTTGGATTTATTAGATAATTGTCTTTCATTTAGAACTGGATTAACTATGCCTCCATTGCTTTATCAAAAGAAACATCTTG AGgcactttttaaaatgatggaTAGAATGGGGTCTGGATATATTGATTTAGAACAGTATAAAGCAG GCATGAAATCTATAGGGGTATGTATGGTTAAAGAAGAGTTGTTGGAGAATCCACTCATTGctattgataaaaaaacatttgttGATGATGC GTTAATTGCTCTTGAGTCAATTCTAATCGATATATTACGTCGAAAATATATGAAAGATGAAAATGTACCTACAACACCTCCACCTCCTACACCATTGAATCGAACAATTAGCTCATCGGCGTCCGTTCTTAGCTGTGCAAAATCAACGAgtacaaatacaaaattttccgTGATATTTAAGAAAAGATGA